CTTGGCGATAGCTTGGGCAGCGAATTCTGCCTTCAAAGCTGCAATGTCCGCCTCCAGCTGCTCCGCCTGCCAGCGCAGTGCACGACCTTGTTCCCCTAACCGACTCATCTCCAGAGAATGGTCTAGCGACCACAGCTCCTCCTGTAGCGCCGCAACGCGCGCACGTTTCTGCTCTACTTCATCTTCGGTTGCAATGAGAGACTCTTGCAATGCCGACAAGGACGAACGCGCGGCCATTTGCACCACTTGAAACGCCGCCGTTTCGCCACTGCACTGCACCACCAGCGCCTGCAGCGCGCGTTCGCGACGCACTTGTAACGCCCGCCGGTGCGCCTCGCGCTCCATGCAGCGTTCATAACCGTCTCTGTCATCGACGCCGAACTGCCGATAGACTTGCTGAATCTGCTGCTCGACCGATATCATCTGTTCTTCGATCATTTGCAACTCGACTAGCCAAGCGTCGAGCTGCTCCGTCAGCCTGGCGCACTCAGCGTTCGCCTCAACCCCCGACGCGACAATCTGACTCAATCGGTTGAGTGTCTCCTGCAACGCCTCGACCGCCCATTGCGCCGCCGTCGGGGCGTCAAGGTTTTGGCGCGCCGCTTCTAGCGCCACCGCGAAGCCCGCGTCATGCGCCGGATCGACCGTGTCCAACCAGGATTGCGCTGCCAGCAGCTCTGCATGCACGTGCTGGCCCAGTTGTTGCACGGCTCGACAAGTCTCCTCCACCTCCGCGCGCCAACGCATCACATTGCGTGCAGCCTCTGCGAACTGCGCCAAATCAGCAGCCATCCACAATTCCAACGGGAAATTCGTCTCGTTGAGCGCGGCTTTGTACTGACTCGCTGCCGCTTGCAGCTCATTTGTCGCCACCTGCCACTCCGTGTCCCGCAGCCGCCGACGATAGGCAGCTTCTTCGTAACTGCCGAGCAGCGACTTCGCGCGTTCAACCCGTTGGCGTTCTAACTCAACCTCCTGGATGTGGGCCAGGATGTCCGCCAACACATCATCCACCGAATCGACGTGTACAGACCCTTTCCAACGCGTCATATAGGGCGGTTTCTTCGCGTGATTGCCACCCATCTCACGTGAAAAACGCCTGTTGAAACCACCACCGAGCAGTGTCAGCGCCAACACAATCGCAAGCACGAAGACACTTACGAAATTGCCCCTCACCCATTCAAAGACAAGACCAACGCCCAAGGCGGCGAGAATAGCGGCTCGCATCCCCATCGCACGGGAAGCCCCAGTGGTTTCTCGTGGCTGACGGACGATCTCGTCGCGCCACGCGCGCAACCGCTCAAAATCCACGCGGTACCCACTTTCTATCTCGCGCAACTGGACCGCTCGTTCCTCTATCGCCGCCCGAGCATGCGACTCACTCGGATAATCCGCACCCACCGCCTCGCGAAAGACCTCGCGTTGTTCTGCCTCCCACACGCGAGCTGCATCCCGCTGACGACTCGCTTCCATCTCTGTGGCCACCGCTCGGCTGTAGGCATCTGCAAGCCGATAGAGCGCATCATTCGGAGTCATTTCGGCAAGGCGTGCTACCGCATCCGCTGATAAATCCGACGGCAATGACTCCCACGCACGAGCCAACTGCGCCTTTGCATGTCGCACAGCCTCTTGACGCGCTATCCAGTCGCGAATCGATTGCTCTAGCGCCTGGACTCGCAACTGCCAAGCCTGCACGTCCCCCTGCAGTTCTGCATCAGCAGCTTTCATCTGCAATTGGTGAAGGCGGTGCTCATGGGTCGTTTTTCGCTCGAGCAGACGCTGACGCTTGTCCGCCAACTCGGCCTGCCGCTCAAGCCACGTCGGGACCTGTACCCAGATCTCATAGGTTCCTTCTGGCACAGGGCCAAGCGCAGCCATCTTCGCCTCATCTTCCATCAGTTCCTGTACCGCGCCATAGACTGAGACCACGCGCTCGAGGTGGTCGCGGCGCTGTTCACTGGCCAAAAGCAAGTTCCGTACATCCGCCAGCTCGCGCTCCACCTCGTCGCGGTGTCGCAGGGTCTGACGGTACCACCCAGCCCTATCGGGCGAAGTTTGCAATGCCTCGGCCACTTCCCGATGCGCCCGCAACACCTGATTCAACCGCGGCCGACTCGCACGCCGACTCGGATTGAAAATTTCACCGGCCGCCTTATCGGTGGCCGCCT
Above is a genomic segment from Alicyclobacillus acidoterrestris containing:
- a CDS encoding AAA family ATPase — translated: MRLQGLWIDHVGPYRDWSVTFHSEGLHVLYGRNEAGKSSMLAAIRGGLFGVARLAEGTTPVRPGAHVRLQLRQESGELVTLERSLGRRTAPRLTGEDGKKGTGQGELAAWFPEFAQVEQVLYETFFTLQLADLVAFSEKPNARISQLFGLRALLINPYELEAATDKAAGEIFNPSRRASRPRLNQVLRAHREVAEALQTSPDRAGWYRQTLRHRDEVERELADVRNLLLASEQRRDHLERVVSVYGAVQELMEDEAKMAALGPVPEGTYEIWVQVPTWLERQAELADKRQRLLERKTTHEHRLHQLQMKAADAELQGDVQAWQLRVQALEQSIRDWIARQEAVRHAKAQLARAWESLPSDLSADAVARLAEMTPNDALYRLADAYSRAVATEMEASRQRDAARVWEAEQREVFREAVGADYPSESHARAAIEERAVQLREIESGYRVDFERLRAWRDEIVRQPRETTGASRAMGMRAAILAALGVGLVFEWVRGNFVSVFVLAIVLALTLLGGGFNRRFSREMGGNHAKKPPYMTRWKGSVHVDSVDDVLADILAHIQEVELERQRVERAKSLLGSYEEAAYRRRLRDTEWQVATNELQAAASQYKAALNETNFPLELWMAADLAQFAEAARNVMRWRAEVEETCRAVQQLGQHVHAELLAAQSWLDTVDPAHDAGFAVALEAARQNLDAPTAAQWAVEALQETLNRLSQIVASGVEANAECARLTEQLDAWLVELQMIEEQMISVEQQIQQVYRQFGVDDRDGYERCMEREAHRRALQVRRERALQALVVQCSGETAAFQVVQMAARSSLSALQESLIATEDEVEQKRARVAALQEELWSLDHSLEMSRLGEQGRALRWQAEQLEADIAALKAEFAAQAIAKALSVRARMVVEAHQSSPLMANASDYMARITDGRYCALRVPLGSSGLENVYLVDDTGQAFALSDVSRGTREQVYLALRLAVIRQYRERGVILPVILDDPLVNFDDTRAGRVLAVLAEEAQQQPILYLTCHERLLDEIQQKPDVYVLPMQ